From a single Rosa rugosa chromosome 7, drRosRugo1.1, whole genome shotgun sequence genomic region:
- the LOC133721201 gene encoding uncharacterized protein LOC133721201 — translation MATPSFLSSLKYSDSLTVVGISICTAIICEAISWVLIYRTNSYKSLRSSIDKAAKKLETMKTESTAKITKKSKTKKIDRVETSLKESSRDLSLFKFKSGAVVALVLFVVFGLLNSLFEGKAVAKLPFKPFGLVMKMSHRGLQGDDPTDCSMAFLYFLCSISIRTNLQKFLGFSPPRGASSGLFPMPDPKTN, via the coding sequence ATGGCGACCCCCTCTTTCCTCTCCAGCTTGAAATACTCCGACAGTCTCACAGTCGTCGGAATCTCAATCTGCACCGCCATAATCTGCGAAGCCATCTCATGGGTCCTCATCTACCGAACCAACTCCTACAAGTCCCTCCGATCCTCCATAGACAAGGCCGCCAAGAAGCTCGAGACCATGAAGACCGAATCCACCGCCAAAATCACCAAAAAGTCCAAGACCAAGAAGATCGATCGCGTCGAGACCAGCCTCAAGGAGTCCAGCCGCGACCTCTCGCTCTTCAAGTTCAAGTCCGGCGCCGTCGTCGCCCTCGTTCTCTTCGTCGTCTTCGGCCTCCTCAACTCCCTCTTCGAAGGGAAGGCGGTGGCGAAATTACCGTTTAAGCCCTTCGGGTTGGTGATGAAGATGAGCCACAGAGGGTTGCAGGGGGACGATCCGACGGATTGTTCGATGGCATTTTTGTACTTTCTCTGCTCCATCAGTATTCGGACCAATTTGCAGAAGTTCTTGGGCTTCTCGCCGCCCCGGGGTGCCAGTTCCGGGTTGTTCCCCATGCCCGACCCGAAAACCAATTGA
- the LOC133723034 gene encoding protein SMALL AUXIN UP-REGULATED RNA 12-like yields MRFMNPACLINKLGRSHSKKSYERLVHEDDQVVRSKKKHGSAPKGSIDLFVGKEEKKYPVPLKYFTHPKLQELLKEYQEPVFDPRFDEPIVLECSTEIFEQLLHYIVKTR; encoded by the coding sequence ATGAGGTTCATGAATCCTGCATGTCTTATCAATAAGCTAGGAAGAAGCCACTCCAAGAAGTCATACGAACGGTTGGTGCATGAGGATGACCAGGTCGTGAGGTCCAAGAAGAAGCACGGTTCAGCTCCAAAAGGTTCTATAGATTTGTTCGTGgggaaagaggagaagaaatacCCAGTTCCCCTCAAGTACTTTACACACCCAAAGCTCCAAGAACTCCTCAAAGAGTACCAAGAACCCGTGTTTGATCCAAGATTTGATGAGCCGATTGTGCTTGAATGTTCTACGGAGATCTTTGAGCAGTTGCTCCATTATATCGTCAAGACTCGGTAA
- the LOC133722668 gene encoding uncharacterized protein LOC133722668, which translates to MAVVIATTSIELIIGFLVVLWRRSSDKTSWVVKQLALSSSGPASSSSAARPLRHDQLLPCWVIHSSHSTESRMLKRSCVNQRATNESLKRIKVSPATTIIAATDLSVVK; encoded by the exons ATGGCGGTGGTGATAGCGACGACTTCAATTGAGTTGATAATTGGGTTTTTGGTGGTGCTGTGGCGGAGATCGTCTGATAAGACTAGTTGGGTGGTGAAGCAGCTGGCTCTGAGCTCCAGCGGTCCAGCCTCCAG TTCTTCGGCAGCTCGGCCCTTGAGGCATGATCAGTTGCTGCCTTGCTGGGTTATTCACTCCAGTCACTCCACCGAATCTAGGATGTTAAAGAG GAGCTGTGTGAATCAGAGGGCCACAAATGAAAGCTTGAAGAGAATAAAG GTTTCACCTGCTACTACTATTATTGCTGCAACTGATTTATCTGTTGTGAAATAG